A single uncultured Methanolobus sp. DNA region contains:
- the gyrB gene encoding DNA topoisomerase (ATP-hydrolyzing) subunit B yields MSEKQTYDASNIQVLEGLEAVRKRPSMYIGSIDGRGLHHLVYEVVDNSIDEALAGYCTQIDVSINHDGTITVQDNGRGIPVGTHPKYNKSALEVVMTILHAGGKFDKNTYKVSGGLHGVGVSVVNALSEWLEAEVQRDGKIYYQRYERGTPTDDILEIGETSSTGTKITFMPDSKIFETTKFAYETLATRLRELAFLNKGIKISIADDRTEEKVGELFEYEGGIVSFVEHLNHNKNPLHESPIYFERTKDDTVVEISMQYTDSYAESVFSFVNNINTHEGGTHLVGFKAALTRVANDYIKKNNLAKGDLKLSGEDIREGLTAIISVKITEPQFEGQTKTKLGNSEVKGIVESMVSEGLAEYMEETPKVATAILQKALDAQRAREAAKKARELTRRKSALDISTLPGKLADCSEKDPSLSELYLVEGDSAGGSAKQGRDRKNQAILPLRGKILNVEKARLVKILKNNEILAFITAMGTGIGDDYDIEKARYHKVIIMTDADVDGAHIRTLILTLFYRYMKPMIDAGYVYIAQPPLYKIKKGKAEYYVYSDRELAAKLEEIGDKGVGIQRYKGLGEMNPEQLWETTMNPETRTLLQVTMEDAVAADEIFTILMGDDVAPRKQFITTHAKDVANLDV; encoded by the coding sequence ATGAGTGAAAAACAGACTTATGATGCAAGCAATATTCAGGTACTTGAAGGACTGGAAGCTGTTCGCAAACGTCCGAGCATGTACATCGGAAGTATCGATGGCAGGGGACTTCACCATCTGGTATATGAAGTGGTGGACAACAGTATCGATGAAGCACTGGCCGGATATTGTACACAGATAGATGTATCGATAAATCATGACGGGACCATCACAGTCCAGGATAACGGACGAGGTATTCCGGTTGGAACACATCCTAAATACAACAAATCTGCACTTGAAGTGGTAATGACCATCCTCCACGCAGGAGGTAAGTTCGATAAGAATACCTACAAGGTATCCGGTGGTCTGCACGGTGTCGGTGTTTCAGTCGTTAACGCGCTTTCCGAATGGCTTGAAGCAGAGGTCCAGCGTGACGGAAAGATCTACTACCAGCGCTATGAGCGTGGAACTCCTACGGATGATATTCTGGAGATAGGGGAAACTTCCAGCACAGGTACAAAAATAACTTTCATGCCGGATTCTAAGATCTTTGAGACAACTAAATTCGCGTATGAAACACTTGCAACAAGGCTTCGTGAACTTGCATTTCTCAATAAAGGAATAAAAATAAGCATAGCAGATGACCGTACCGAAGAAAAAGTAGGGGAACTATTCGAGTATGAAGGCGGAATCGTTTCCTTTGTGGAACACCTGAACCACAACAAGAACCCACTTCACGAATCACCTATCTACTTTGAAAGGACAAAGGACGACACTGTTGTTGAAATATCAATGCAGTACACGGACAGTTATGCTGAATCTGTTTTCTCATTTGTCAATAACATCAACACCCACGAGGGCGGTACACACCTTGTTGGATTCAAGGCAGCACTCACAAGGGTTGCTAATGATTACATAAAGAAGAACAACCTTGCAAAAGGTGACTTGAAGCTTTCAGGTGAGGATATCCGCGAAGGTCTTACAGCCATTATCAGCGTCAAGATAACAGAACCCCAATTCGAGGGACAGACCAAGACTAAACTTGGTAACAGTGAAGTGAAGGGTATTGTTGAGTCCATGGTATCAGAAGGACTCGCAGAATACATGGAAGAAACTCCAAAAGTTGCAACTGCCATCCTTCAGAAAGCACTGGACGCACAGCGTGCAAGGGAAGCTGCAAAGAAGGCAAGGGAACTTACACGCAGAAAGAGCGCTCTGGATATCAGCACACTACCCGGCAAACTGGCAGATTGTTCCGAAAAAGATCCATCGTTAAGCGAACTGTATCTTGTGGAAGGAGACTCTGCAGGCGGTTCTGCAAAGCAGGGTAGGGACCGTAAGAATCAGGCGATCCTGCCACTCAGGGGTAAGATCCTCAACGTTGAGAAAGCACGTTTGGTGAAGATCCTCAAGAACAATGAGATCCTTGCATTCATTACAGCCATGGGTACCGGAATCGGTGATGATTACGACATCGAAAAAGCACGTTATCATAAAGTGATCATCATGACCGATGCTGATGTAGACGGTGCTCACATCAGGACACTCATACTTACATTATTCTACAGGTACATGAAACCCATGATAGATGCCGGTTATGTGTACATTGCACAGCCTCCTCTTTACAAGATAAAGAAGGGCAAGGCAGAGTATTACGTCTATTCTGACCGTGAGCTTGCAGCAAAACTGGAAGAGATCGGTGACAAGGGTGTAGGCATACAGCGTTACAAGGGTCTTGGAGAAATGAACCCTGAACAACTCTGGGAAACAACAATGAACCCGGAGACAAGGACACTGCTTCAGGTCACCATGGAAGATGCGGTTGCTGCTGATGAGATATTCACCATTCTCATGGGAGATGACGTAGCGCCACGTAAACAATTCATTACAACACACGCAAAGGACGTTGCGAACCTGGATGTCTGA